In a genomic window of Streptomyces sp. SJL17-4:
- a CDS encoding type Z 30S ribosomal protein S14, with protein MAKKALIAKAARKPKFGVRGYTRCQRCGRPHSVYRKFGLCRVCLREMAHRGELPGVTKSSW; from the coding sequence ATGGCGAAGAAGGCTCTCATCGCGAAGGCTGCCCGCAAGCCCAAGTTCGGCGTGCGTGGCTACACGCGCTGCCAGCGTTGTGGTCGACCCCACTCCGTGTACCGCAAGTTCGGCCTGTGCCGCGTGTGCCTTCGTGAGATGGCTCACCGTGGCGAGCTGCCGGGCGTGACCAAGAGCTCCTGGTAA